A genomic window from Aethina tumida isolate Nest 87 chromosome 4, icAetTumi1.1, whole genome shotgun sequence includes:
- the LOC109594318 gene encoding ral guanine nucleotide dissociation stimulator-like 1 isoform X3: MCMVCQFSATFVCYCDDQPTWRLWGEEKADGALYTVYLKKVRYHRPTRSLSSSHSDSDDEISHLEWETVRVRFVKAGTLKKLVEALSTDDGELETTYINVFLATYRSFSTPKEVLKLLLQRYEELSDGPQNGKPDQHEQHRKTLISALHVWLDSYPEDFRDPPNHPALCQLLNFCEDHLPATELEAKVRHRLHRYSQEANCEPILAPPAAFAMRTMPVAEYSRLYKLPDVPVRHFAEQLTRMDVDLFKKLVPHQCLGAVWSRRDKSRSHEAATVLATVNQFNAVSFRVISSILVDPTLKSSDRAAIISCWIDMAQELRLIKNFSSLKAIISGLQSNPIYRLQKSWASVPKEKIEVFDELARIFSEDNNQMVQRELLMREGTAKFADTVGENDRQLKKVIQIQNNHSANISFGTIPYLGTFLTDLTFIDTAIPDIISDGLINFDKRRKEFEVLAQIKLLQGAANAYHFREDTSFNRWFDSILVLDDRVAYELSCQIEPSTNHLKTKKRHQKNDSIASTSSSNSSQFYCDIDSTPSSPHNSIDRKLSPSQMSNSSSSSSLPSLDASLNSSHSGSATNKLHVPLNSSGTLSMSSQKSSPDFYIIKVTYETSSVETDGIVLYKSIMLSNNERTPQVIRNAMYKLGLEGNPDQYTLAQVLPEKEMVLPPNANVYYAVNTAYNLNFILRPKKPEDGEGTMKTPKGKYKS; encoded by the exons ATGTGTATGGTTTGCCAATTCTCTGCTACTTTTGTGTGTTACTGCGATGAT CAGCCCACTTGGCGATTGTGGGGCGAGGAAAAGGCGGATGGAGCCCTGTATACCGTGTACCTCAAAAAAGTCCGTTACCATCGACCAACACGGAGCCTTTCTTCATCACATTCG gattcagatgatGAAATATCACACCTGGAATGGGAAACAGTACGAGTGCGGTTCGTGAAGGCGGGCACCCTCAAAAAATTAGTCGAAGCCCTCTCAACCGACGACGGGGAGTTAGAGACGACCtacattaatgtatttttggcGACGTACCGGAGTTTCTCCACCCCCAAAGAGGTACTTAAGCTATTGCTGCAACGGTACGAGGAATTGTCCGATGGCCCCCAAAATGGAAAGCCGGACCAGCATGAACAACACAGAAA AACTCTCATTTCGGCGTTGCACGTGTGGCTCGACAGTTACCCGGAGGATTTCCGCGACCCACCCAACCATCCGGCTCTGTGCCAGCTCCTGAATTTTTGCGAGGACCACCTGCCCGCCACGGAGCTGGAGGCGAAGGTGCGTCATCGTCTCCACCGATACAGTCAGGAGGCAAATTGCGAACCAATTCTGGCACCACCGGCTGCTTTCGCCATGCGAACGATGCCGGTGGCCGAGTACAGCAGGCTGTACAAGCTGCCAGATGTTCCCGTGCGACATTTCGCCGAACAGCTCACCAGAATGGACGTG gatCTCTTCAAAAAACTGGTCCCACATCAGTGTTTGGGCGCGGTGTGGTCAAGGAGAGACAAAAGCAGGTCGCACGAGGCGGCGACAGTTTTGGCCACCGTCAACCAGTTCAACGCCGTCTCCTTCAGGGTAATTTCATCAATTCTAGTCGACCCTACACTCAAATCAAGCGATCGAGCCGCAATAATAAGCTGTTGGATAGACATGGCCCAAGAGCTGCGTCTTATCAAGAACTTTTCTAGTTTGAAGGCGATCATTAGTGGACTTCAAAGTAATCCAATATACAG GTTGCAGAAGTCGTGGGCGTCGGTGCCCAAAGAGAAGATCGAAGTATTCGACGAACTGGCACGTATCTTCAGCGAGGACAACAATCAGATGGTCCAGCGGGAGCTGCTGATGCGTGAAGGCACAGCCAAATTCGCCGATACGGTCGGCGAGAACGACCGCCAGCTCAAGAAGGTTATTCAGATACAAAACAACCATTCCGCCAACATCTCATTCGGAACGATACCGTATCTGGGTACCTTCCTCACCGATCTCACTTTTATAGACACCGCAATCCCCGATATTATTTCTGACGGGCTCATAAACTTCGATAAGAGACGTAAAGAGTTCGAGGTCCTGGCTCAGATTAAACTTTTGCAGGGTGCGGCCAACGCTTACCATTTTAGGGAAGACACCAGCTTCAACAGGTGGTTTGATTCAATCCTAGTGCTGGATGATCGCGTAGCTTACGAACTGAGTTGTCAAATAGAACCCTCAACTAACCATCTAAAGACCAAAAAACGCCACCAGAAAAACGATTCCATTGCGAGCACCTCAAGCAGCAACAGTTCACAGTTTTACTGCGACATAGATAGCACACCTAGTTCACCTCACAACAGTATAGACCGCAAACTGAGCCCGTCACAGATGTCCAACTCCAGCAGTAGCTCGTCACTGCCATCCTTGGATGCATCACTAAACAGTTCGCATTCAGGCAGTGCCACAAACAAACTACACGTTCCCCTTAATAGTTCAGGAACATTAAGTATGAGTTCACAGAAGAGCAGCCCcgacttttatattataaaggtGACGTACGAGACGAGTAGCGTCGAAACGGATGGAATAGTGTtgtacaaaagtattatgttaaGTAACAATGAGAGGACGCCCCAGGTGATCAGGAACGCAATGTACAAGCTGGGTCTGGAGGGCAATCCGGACCAGTATACTCTTGCACAAGTTTTGCCTGAGAaag AAATGGTGCTACCTCCAAACGCAAACGTTTACTACGCGGTCAACACCGCATACAACCTAAACTTCATATTGCGTCCAAAGAAGCCGGAAGACGGTGAAGGTACCATGAAAACTCCCAAGGGAAAATACAAGTCATAG